The proteins below are encoded in one region of Desulfuromonas acetexigens:
- a CDS encoding helix-turn-helix domain-containing protein: MPDSENRWLSIHEICKHLGVSKDTVYKWIGRPGMPAHRMGRLWKFKQDEVDAWVRSGGAAEKSDKPDTEQ; encoded by the coding sequence ATGCCTGATTCGGAAAACCGCTGGCTGTCGATTCATGAGATTTGCAAACACCTGGGGGTCAGCAAAGATACTGTATATAAGTGGATTGGCAGGCCCGGCATGCCGGCCCATCGCATGGGCCGACTCTGGAAATTTAAACAAGACGAAGTGGACGCATGGGTTCGCTCCGGCGGTGCGGCGGAAAAATCCGACAAGCCGGACACCGAGCAGTAA
- the mobI gene encoding conjugative transfer protein MobI(A/C), whose protein sequence is METKTSGKKKSPWRKTETLEAEMAGLGDRTYVVKDLNLEDYLEILSYQVVVLKQQAASYIDPYWENQMRENQRRPVTDRSQLSCRIRLKNDSVYPEWYWNYWVSGTNDKGEPCRRPKGQHIRRGGKGYSYPIQTLLRHSRDWEHEMVTKTEEALTHIRRQNHYLAKARQSIREAIKSCGALESLDESRKDS, encoded by the coding sequence ATGGAAACGAAAACAAGCGGGAAAAAGAAATCCCCATGGAGGAAGACGGAGACCCTGGAGGCCGAAATGGCAGGACTGGGGGATCGGACGTATGTGGTGAAAGACCTGAATCTGGAGGATTATCTGGAGATCCTCAGCTATCAGGTAGTGGTGCTCAAGCAGCAGGCGGCGTCCTATATCGACCCATATTGGGAAAACCAGATGCGCGAAAATCAGAGGCGCCCGGTAACGGATCGGTCGCAGCTGTCCTGCCGGATCCGGCTCAAAAACGACTCGGTGTACCCCGAATGGTATTGGAATTACTGGGTTTCTGGAACGAATGACAAAGGAGAACCCTGCCGGCGCCCCAAAGGGCAACACATCCGCCGGGGGGGCAAAGGCTACTCGTATCCGATCCAGACCCTGCTCCGCCATTCGCGGGACTGGGAACATGAGATGGTAACAAAAACGGAAGAGGCTTTGACCCATATTCGGCGCCAAAACCACTACTTGGCGAAGGCTAGGCAATCCATCCGCGAGGCCATCAAGTCCTGCGGAGCTCTGGAAAGTCTCGACGAGAGCCGGAAGGACTCGTAG